A genome region from Nocardiopsis exhalans includes the following:
- a CDS encoding ABC transporter permease, with the protein MRGYIVRRCLYMVPTLFAISVVAFLVIQLPPGNFLTAYIAQLSAQGQGVEGAQIRALEERYGLNDPVIVQYWKWISGILTSGDFGQSFQYRRDVSDLIWNRIGLTVVLAVSTLLLSWLIAFPIGVYSAVRQYSVGDYVVTFIGFVGLATPNFMLALLFAWVSFRYFGQSVGGVFSAEYADAAWNLGKLLDAVSNLWIPVLIIGTAGTAALIRVLRANLLDELRKPYVTTARAKGLPEWRLILKYPVRMSLSPFISTIGWILPTLIGGEVLVSIVLSLETTGPLLVEALRSQDMYLAGSFILVLGALTVIGTLLSDLLLAWWDPRIRHQHVERV; encoded by the coding sequence ATGCGCGGCTACATAGTCCGGCGCTGCCTCTACATGGTGCCGACCCTGTTCGCGATCTCCGTGGTCGCGTTCCTGGTCATCCAGCTGCCGCCGGGCAACTTTCTGACCGCCTACATCGCGCAGCTGTCCGCGCAGGGCCAGGGTGTGGAGGGCGCGCAGATCCGCGCCCTGGAAGAGAGGTACGGGCTCAACGACCCGGTCATCGTCCAGTACTGGAAGTGGATCTCCGGGATCCTCACCAGCGGCGACTTCGGCCAGTCCTTCCAGTACCGCCGCGACGTCTCGGACCTGATCTGGAACCGGATCGGCCTCACCGTCGTCCTGGCGGTCAGCACCCTCCTGCTGAGCTGGCTGATCGCCTTCCCCATCGGCGTCTACTCGGCGGTGCGCCAGTACTCGGTGGGCGACTACGTGGTCACCTTCATCGGCTTCGTCGGGCTGGCCACCCCGAACTTCATGCTGGCGCTGCTGTTCGCCTGGGTCTCCTTCCGCTACTTCGGGCAGAGCGTCGGCGGGGTCTTCTCCGCCGAATACGCCGACGCCGCGTGGAACCTCGGCAAGCTCCTGGACGCGGTGTCCAACCTGTGGATCCCGGTGCTGATCATCGGCACGGCGGGGACAGCGGCGCTGATCCGGGTGCTGCGCGCCAACCTCCTGGACGAGCTGCGCAAGCCCTACGTGACCACCGCGCGGGCCAAGGGCCTGCCCGAGTGGCGGCTCATCCTCAAGTACCCGGTGCGGATGTCGCTGAGCCCCTTCATCAGCACCATCGGCTGGATCCTGCCCACCCTCATCGGCGGCGAGGTGCTGGTCTCCATCGTCCTGAGCCTGGAGACCACCGGCCCGCTCCTGGTGGAGGCGCTGCGCAGCCAGGACATGTACCTGGCCGGGAGCTTCATCCTCGTCCTCGGCGCGCTGACCGTCATCGGCACGCTCCTGTCCGACCTGCTCCTGGCCTGGTGGGACCCGCGTATCCGGCACCAACACGTGGAGAGGGTCTGA
- a CDS encoding ABC transporter permease, translated as MVRTPELPTPTPGAEPERDPGDVPQRVLIWRRFRRNKLAVAGALMLAGLVLVSVFAEFLSPSTPQAYDAARTHAPPQRLHFVDTSDGFQIGMYVYDYSVERDPETFANQYTVDESTKIPVGLFVRGRSYEMWGLVPSDRHLIGAKDPDHEVYFLGADRNGRDMASRIIHGTRVSMSIGLAGVAMSFVLGLVLGGISGYFGGRIDNLIQRVIEFLMSVPTIPLWMGLSAAVPREWGPIQTYLAITVILSLIGWTDLARVVRGRFLSLRQEDFVTAARLDGCRSGRVIGRHMLPSFTSHIIASLTLAVPFMILAETSLSFLGLGLQAPVVSWGVLLQEAQNIHSIAGAPWVLLPGVAVTVAVLVLNFVGDGIRDAADPYR; from the coding sequence ATGGTCCGCACCCCCGAGCTCCCGACCCCGACCCCCGGCGCCGAGCCCGAGCGGGACCCGGGCGACGTCCCCCAGCGGGTCCTGATCTGGCGGCGCTTCCGCCGCAACAAACTCGCGGTGGCCGGCGCGCTGATGCTGGCCGGGCTGGTCCTGGTCTCGGTCTTCGCCGAATTCCTCTCCCCCAGCACCCCCCAGGCCTACGACGCCGCCCGCACCCACGCCCCTCCCCAGCGGCTGCACTTCGTGGACACCAGCGACGGCTTCCAGATCGGCATGTACGTGTACGACTACAGCGTCGAACGCGACCCGGAGACCTTCGCCAACCAGTACACCGTGGACGAGTCCACGAAAATCCCCGTCGGCCTCTTCGTCCGGGGCCGGTCCTACGAGATGTGGGGGCTCGTCCCCTCGGACCGGCACCTCATCGGCGCCAAGGACCCCGACCACGAGGTGTACTTCCTCGGCGCCGACCGCAACGGCCGCGACATGGCCTCACGGATCATCCACGGCACCCGGGTCTCGATGTCGATCGGCCTCGCCGGGGTGGCGATGTCGTTCGTCCTCGGCCTGGTCCTGGGTGGGATCTCCGGCTACTTCGGCGGCCGGATCGACAACCTCATCCAGCGCGTCATCGAGTTCCTCATGTCGGTACCCACCATCCCCCTGTGGATGGGCCTGTCCGCCGCGGTCCCCCGCGAGTGGGGGCCGATCCAGACCTACCTGGCGATCACCGTCATCCTCTCGCTGATCGGCTGGACCGACCTGGCCCGGGTGGTCCGCGGCCGGTTCCTGTCCCTACGCCAGGAGGACTTCGTGACCGCCGCCCGACTCGACGGCTGCCGCAGCGGACGCGTGATCGGCCGGCACATGCTGCCGTCCTTCACCAGCCACATCATCGCCTCGCTCACTCTGGCCGTGCCGTTCATGATCCTCGCCGAAACCTCGCTGTCCTTCCTCGGCCTGGGGCTCCAAGCCCCCGTCGTCAGCTGGGGCGTGCTCCTCCAGGAAGCGCAGAACATCCACTCGATCGCGGGCGCCCCCTGGGTGCTGCTGCCCGGGGTCGCGGTGACCGTGGCGGTCCTGGTCCTCAACTTCGTCGGCGACGGCATCCGCGACGCCGCCGACCCCTACCGGTAG
- a CDS encoding ABC transporter ATP-binding protein, which translates to MHDTLLDIRGLRTHFQTDDTTIRAVDGVDLRVHRGRTLCVVGESGCGKSAMARSVLQLVEPPGRVVAGQILLHTDGEPTDLAALHPTGRKIRSVRGNDVAMIFQEPMSSLSLVHTVGNQIGEGLRIHTGISRKEARLRAIELLNHVRVPGAERVVDSYPFQLSGGMRQRVMIAMALSCSPRLLIADEPTTALDVTTQAQILDLLADLQRASGMGVLFITHDMGVVAEIADDVAVMYLGTVVEQGPVDDIFHSPRHPYTRALLEAVPRLGASRKGRLPTIRGTVPTSQPTGCVFRTRCPEAVEGLCDTTVPPVTEPEPHHQVRCLLQEEPARAH; encoded by the coding sequence ATGCACGACACCCTCCTGGACATCCGCGGGCTGCGCACGCACTTCCAGACCGACGACACCACCATCCGCGCCGTGGACGGGGTGGACCTGCGCGTCCACCGCGGCCGCACCCTCTGCGTGGTCGGAGAGAGCGGCTGCGGCAAGAGCGCCATGGCCCGCTCAGTCCTCCAACTCGTGGAACCTCCCGGACGCGTCGTGGCCGGTCAGATCCTCCTCCACACCGATGGCGAACCCACCGACCTCGCCGCCCTGCACCCCACCGGCCGCAAGATCCGCTCCGTGCGCGGCAACGACGTGGCCATGATCTTCCAGGAACCCATGTCCTCCCTCTCCCTGGTGCACACCGTGGGCAACCAGATAGGCGAGGGCCTGCGGATCCACACCGGCATCTCCCGCAAGGAGGCGCGCCTGCGCGCGATCGAGCTCCTGAACCACGTACGGGTACCCGGGGCAGAACGCGTCGTGGACTCCTACCCCTTCCAGCTCTCCGGCGGCATGCGCCAACGCGTGATGATCGCGATGGCGCTCTCCTGCTCTCCCCGCCTGCTCATCGCGGACGAACCCACCACCGCCCTCGACGTGACCACCCAGGCGCAGATCCTCGACCTCCTGGCCGACCTCCAACGCGCAAGCGGCATGGGCGTCCTGTTCATCACCCACGACATGGGCGTGGTCGCCGAGATCGCCGACGACGTCGCCGTCATGTACCTCGGCACCGTGGTCGAACAGGGGCCCGTGGACGATATCTTCCACAGTCCCCGCCACCCCTACACCCGTGCGCTCCTCGAAGCCGTCCCCCGTCTGGGCGCCTCACGCAAGGGACGGCTCCCCACCATCCGGGGCACCGTCCCCACCAGCCAACCCACCGGGTGTGTGTTCCGCACCCGCTGCCCCGAGGCGGTCGAGGGCCTGTGCGACACCACCGTTCCGCCCGTCACCGAACCCGAACCCCACCACCAGGTCCGCTGCCTGCTCCAGGAGGAGCCCGCCCGTGCCCACTGA
- a CDS encoding ABC transporter ATP-binding protein yields MPTDSILSVRDLEVSFPVRGRRPRRYVRAVTDVNLDIRPGETLGLVGESGCGKTTLGSSVMRVRPEATGTISYRDSRNRLLDALNLARTDERVYQREVRMVFQDPHSSLNPRMTLRDIISEPLRMLTDLAGPEIDHRVRDITERVGLDISHLRRYPHAFSGGQRQRVSIARALAPGPRLVVADEAVSALDTSVRSQILNLLQDLQDEMGLTYLFVSHDLSVVEHVCDRVAVMYLGRIVEIAPTTELFGNPRHPYTEALISSVPVPDPRLRGSRERVRLTGEVPDPSKPPSGCPFNPRCRHATELCATEVPAPRSLGEGRTVACHHADDLRLAGITGDPPPHTVRNR; encoded by the coding sequence GTGCCCACTGACAGCATCCTGAGCGTGCGCGACCTCGAGGTCTCCTTTCCCGTTCGCGGCCGCCGCCCCCGGCGCTACGTCCGCGCCGTCACCGACGTCAACCTCGACATCCGCCCCGGGGAGACCCTCGGTCTCGTCGGCGAGTCCGGCTGCGGCAAGACCACCCTCGGCTCCAGCGTCATGCGCGTGCGTCCCGAGGCCACCGGCACCATCAGCTACCGCGACAGCCGGAACCGGCTCCTGGACGCCCTCAACCTCGCCCGCACCGACGAACGCGTCTACCAACGCGAGGTGCGCATGGTCTTCCAGGACCCGCACTCCTCCCTGAACCCCCGGATGACCCTGCGCGACATCATCAGCGAACCCCTGCGCATGCTCACCGACCTCGCCGGACCGGAGATCGACCACCGGGTGCGCGACATCACCGAACGCGTCGGCCTCGATATCTCCCACCTCCGCCGCTACCCGCACGCCTTCTCCGGCGGCCAGCGCCAACGCGTCAGTATCGCCCGCGCACTCGCCCCGGGCCCCCGCCTCGTCGTCGCGGACGAAGCGGTCAGCGCCCTGGACACCTCGGTGCGCTCCCAGATCCTCAACCTCCTCCAGGACCTGCAGGACGAGATGGGGCTCACCTACCTGTTCGTCTCCCACGACCTCTCCGTCGTCGAACACGTCTGCGACCGGGTCGCGGTCATGTACCTCGGCCGGATCGTCGAGATCGCACCCACCACCGAGCTCTTCGGCAACCCCCGGCACCCCTACACCGAAGCCCTGATCTCCTCGGTCCCCGTCCCCGATCCCCGCCTGCGCGGCTCACGCGAGCGCGTCCGTCTCACCGGAGAGGTGCCTGACCCCTCGAAACCCCCCTCCGGCTGCCCCTTCAACCCCCGGTGCCGCCACGCCACCGAACTCTGCGCCACCGAGGTACCGGCCCCTCGCTCCCTCGGAGAGGGGCGCACGGTCGCCTGCCACCACGCCGACGACCTCCGACTAGCCGGAATCACCGGCGATCCCCCACCGCACACAGTCAGGAACAGGTAA
- a CDS encoding ABC transporter substrate-binding protein → MRKPFLAGAAAVMLTTGCSFFSFDPDTESSDQIQGEGEAPMLATLVDSGDLPPLEERLPAEPLVVEPHEEIGRYGGEWNTAILGVHDWPWLGRTVAYENFVRWDPEWEESVPNIATEWEYNDDATELTVTIREGIRWSDGEPFTTDDILFALNDIFNNHDVSPMAASDPGDGEKVDDHTFTISWDEPNALWIENDFILYQLLEKPKHYLAEFHIDHNPDADELAAEEGYTDWIEMLDDKAGVLSSAQYWQNPDMPTIRAWQVVEPLADSGRMVVERNPYYWKVDTEGNQLPYIDRVNFHILQDEEVMLVRALNGEIDMHARHINTLGNRPTLAENRESGGYDFFEMVPGEMNTAMISLNLTHEDEGLRTIFNDKDFRIALSHAVNRQDIIDVVYQEQGEPWQGAPRVESPFFNEELAKQYTEYDIDLANEILDEAGYSVENGVRVSPDGTPVRFSLSVPTDFRTDIVDSMEMVVGFWQELDIDVDLNTEDRSLWQNNRENNTHDANVWSGDAGLMDAVYDPRWYGPLHSGESNFAIPWAQWYTSDGEDSRSIEPPQDVQDHMAMYDAVQGEPDPDVRIELMKEFLAESQEQFYAMGISLTPPGYGIVADNFRNVPTSMPSSSVYNDPGPTNPEQYFIEE, encoded by the coding sequence ATGCGAAAACCCTTCCTCGCGGGCGCCGCGGCGGTCATGCTGACCACCGGCTGCTCGTTCTTCTCCTTCGACCCCGACACCGAGAGCAGCGACCAGATCCAGGGGGAGGGCGAGGCTCCCATGCTCGCCACCCTGGTCGACAGCGGCGACCTCCCGCCCCTGGAGGAGCGCCTGCCCGCCGAACCCCTCGTCGTGGAGCCGCACGAGGAGATCGGCCGGTACGGGGGCGAGTGGAACACCGCCATCCTCGGCGTGCACGACTGGCCCTGGCTCGGCCGGACCGTGGCCTACGAGAACTTCGTGCGCTGGGACCCCGAATGGGAGGAATCCGTACCCAACATCGCCACCGAGTGGGAGTACAACGACGACGCCACCGAGCTGACCGTCACCATCCGCGAGGGCATCCGCTGGTCCGACGGCGAGCCCTTCACCACCGACGACATCCTGTTCGCGCTCAACGACATCTTCAACAACCACGACGTGAGCCCGATGGCGGCCTCCGACCCGGGCGACGGCGAGAAGGTCGACGACCACACCTTCACGATCAGCTGGGACGAGCCCAACGCCCTGTGGATCGAGAACGACTTCATCCTCTATCAGCTCCTCGAGAAGCCCAAGCACTACCTCGCGGAGTTCCACATCGACCACAACCCGGACGCCGACGAGCTCGCCGCCGAGGAGGGCTACACCGACTGGATCGAGATGCTGGACGACAAAGCCGGCGTCCTGAGCTCGGCCCAGTACTGGCAGAACCCGGACATGCCCACCATCCGCGCCTGGCAGGTGGTGGAGCCCCTCGCGGACTCCGGCCGCATGGTCGTGGAGCGCAACCCCTACTACTGGAAGGTCGACACCGAGGGCAACCAGCTGCCCTACATCGACCGGGTCAACTTCCACATCCTCCAGGACGAGGAGGTCATGCTGGTCCGCGCCCTCAACGGCGAGATCGACATGCACGCCCGACACATCAACACCCTGGGCAACCGCCCCACCCTCGCCGAGAACCGCGAGTCCGGCGGCTACGACTTCTTCGAGATGGTCCCCGGTGAGATGAACACGGCGATGATCTCCCTGAACCTCACCCACGAGGACGAGGGCCTGCGGACGATCTTCAACGACAAGGACTTCCGGATCGCCCTGTCGCACGCCGTCAACCGCCAGGACATCATCGACGTCGTCTACCAGGAACAGGGCGAACCCTGGCAGGGCGCTCCCCGTGTGGAGAGCCCCTTCTTCAACGAGGAGCTGGCCAAGCAGTACACCGAGTACGACATCGACCTGGCCAACGAGATCCTCGACGAAGCCGGCTACTCCGTCGAGAACGGAGTCCGCGTGAGCCCGGACGGCACCCCGGTCCGCTTCAGCCTCTCCGTGCCCACCGACTTCCGCACCGACATCGTCGACTCCATGGAAATGGTCGTGGGCTTCTGGCAGGAGCTGGACATCGACGTGGACCTCAACACCGAGGACCGCTCCCTGTGGCAGAACAACCGGGAGAACAACACCCACGACGCCAACGTGTGGTCCGGTGACGCCGGACTGATGGACGCCGTCTACGACCCCCGCTGGTACGGACCGCTGCACAGCGGCGAATCGAACTTCGCCATCCCGTGGGCCCAGTGGTACACCTCCGACGGCGAGGACAGCCGCTCGATCGAGCCGCCCCAGGACGTTCAGGACCACATGGCGATGTACGACGCGGTCCAGGGAGAGCCCGACCCCGACGTCCGTATCGAGCTCATGAAGGAGTTCCTGGCCGAGTCGCAGGAGCAGTTCTACGCGATGGGCATCAGCCTCACCCCGCCCGGCTACGGGATCGTCGCGGACAACTTCCGCAACGTCCCCACCTCAATGCCCTCGTCCTCGGTCTACAACGACCCCGGCCCGACCAACCCCGAGCAGTACTTCATCGAGGAGTGA
- a CDS encoding PmoA family protein, whose protein sequence is MDLIHEHDKSLRLVHDGTELLRYVYNPWDAQLESPRPYFHPLRTLSGNEVSLYRPHDHVWHKGIAWSLPNVGPANFWGGPTFLDGSYQQLDNNGSTVHQEFEDIKVTPTRARFTELLEWVTQSQETWFSERRTFTAATTPQAWTLTFETSFTNLTDQVIALGSPTTEGRPNAGYGGLFWRGPRSFTNGTARTAHNTGGDDLMGERSSWLSFTGKHDGTDDTSTLVFVDCPTNPNHPTQWFVRNGMFACVCPAPFFDQEKLAHPGETLTYRYAVVIADGAPEPEPLADLGLQNLAATGPT, encoded by the coding sequence ATGGACCTCATCCACGAACACGACAAGTCCCTGCGCCTCGTCCACGACGGCACCGAGCTCCTGCGCTACGTCTACAACCCGTGGGACGCCCAGCTGGAGTCTCCCCGCCCCTACTTCCACCCCCTGCGCACGCTCTCCGGCAACGAGGTCAGCCTCTACCGACCGCACGACCACGTCTGGCACAAGGGCATCGCCTGGTCCCTGCCCAACGTCGGGCCCGCCAACTTCTGGGGCGGCCCCACCTTCCTCGACGGCAGCTACCAGCAGCTCGACAACAACGGCAGCACCGTCCACCAGGAGTTCGAGGACATCAAGGTCACGCCCACCCGGGCGCGCTTCACCGAACTCCTCGAATGGGTCACCCAGTCCCAGGAGACCTGGTTCTCCGAAAGGCGCACCTTCACCGCCGCCACCACCCCGCAAGCCTGGACCCTCACCTTCGAGACGTCCTTCACCAACCTCACCGACCAGGTGATCGCCCTCGGCAGCCCCACCACCGAAGGAAGGCCCAACGCCGGCTACGGGGGTCTCTTCTGGCGCGGCCCGCGCTCCTTCACCAACGGCACCGCCCGCACGGCGCACAACACCGGCGGCGACGACCTGATGGGCGAGCGCTCCTCCTGGCTGTCCTTCACCGGAAAACACGACGGCACCGACGACACCTCGACCCTGGTCTTCGTCGACTGCCCGACGAACCCCAACCACCCCACCCAGTGGTTCGTCCGCAACGGCATGTTCGCCTGCGTCTGCCCGGCCCCGTTCTTCGACCAGGAGAAACTCGCACACCCCGGCGAGACCCTCACCTACCGCTACGCGGTGGTCATCGCCGACGGAGCCCCCGAACCCGAACCCCTCGCCGATCTGGGCCTGCAGAACCTGGCCGCAACCGGCCCCACCTAA
- a CDS encoding FhaA domain-containing protein, whose product MGVLQRFERRLEGMIEGTFAMAFKSELQPVEVASAVQREMDERAAIVAQGRTLVPNDFIVELSASDKERLEVYADSLGQELSKLARDYATEQGYSFVGPVRVQFRSDDGLKTGRFRIRSGVVRGTMVKDGEVRQPVGDPGPGGGQRQTGRPRLLISPGGATAEGNIASQGMQQSFELTTPVTLLGRGTDCDLRLVDNGVSRHHVEIRVDGDEVVLEDKGSTNGTFVNGQQVRQARLVDGTRISLGRTTMTFRRD is encoded by the coding sequence GTGGGAGTGCTCCAACGCTTCGAGCGCAGGCTCGAGGGCATGATCGAAGGCACCTTCGCGATGGCCTTCAAGTCGGAGCTCCAGCCGGTCGAGGTCGCGAGCGCGGTCCAGCGGGAAATGGACGAGCGGGCAGCGATCGTGGCCCAGGGACGCACGTTGGTCCCGAACGATTTCATCGTCGAGCTCTCGGCCAGCGACAAGGAGCGCCTTGAGGTCTACGCGGACAGCCTCGGTCAGGAGCTGTCCAAGCTGGCCCGTGACTACGCGACCGAGCAGGGTTATTCGTTCGTGGGTCCGGTGCGGGTCCAGTTCAGGTCGGACGACGGCCTGAAGACGGGCCGTTTCCGGATCCGTTCGGGTGTGGTCCGCGGAACGATGGTCAAGGACGGCGAGGTCCGCCAGCCGGTCGGTGACCCGGGTCCGGGCGGAGGGCAGCGCCAGACCGGCCGTCCCCGTCTGCTCATCTCACCCGGTGGCGCGACCGCTGAGGGCAATATCGCCAGTCAGGGAATGCAGCAGTCCTTCGAGCTGACCACACCGGTCACTCTGTTGGGCCGGGGTACCGACTGTGACCTGCGTCTGGTCGACAACGGTGTCTCGCGTCATCACGTGGAGATCCGGGTGGACGGCGACGAGGTCGTCCTGGAGGACAAGGGGTCCACGAACGGGACCTTCGTCAATGGCCAGCAGGTCCGGCAGGCGAGGTTGGTGGACGGGACCAGGATCAGCCTGGGTCGTACCACGATGACCTTCCGCCGCGACTGA